The DNA window CTATTGACAGTGAAGTAATTAGCTTAATTAATCACTGTGAATTTGTTAAGGAATTAATGGAGTATTTAGAATTTTTGTATTCTGGTAAAGGGAATATTTCTCGCATATATGAGGTGTGTCAAGCCTTTTATCGTGCAGAGAAACAAGATAAGTCCATCATGACTTATTTTATGGATTTTAAGAAAACTTATGAGGAGCTTAATCTGTTGTTACCGTTTAGTTCTGATGTGAAAGTTCAGCAAACTCAACGGGAACAGATGGCAATTATGAGTTTTTTGGCTGGTCTTTCACCTGAATTTGAAGCTGCTAAATCTCAAATTCTTTCCGGTCCTGACATCTCATCCTTGCAAGATGTGTTTAGTAGGGTGCTTCGCACAGAGAATACCCAGTCTGTTCAGTCCAGCAGTGCTCTTGTTGGTCTTGGAAAGAAGCAATACAAAGGTGGTGGTAAAGGAATTGACACTCGGGGACAGAATGCAGAAGTGGTTGTGTGTTACTATTGTCAAAAGCCGGGCCATATGAAGCGTGATTGTAAGAAATTGCAGTACAGGAACCAGAGAACTCAATCCGCACATATTGCTTCTACCAATGATGCTATTAATCATGAAAAGTCTGTTACGATCTCTGCAGATGAATTTGCTAAATTTTCTCAGTATCAAGAATCATTAAAGTCTTCATCTACTCCCGTAACTGCCATCGCTGAGTCAGGTAAACCAAACACATGCCTTGTGTCCTCGTCCTCCAAATGGGTAATTGATTCTGGTGCCACAGATCATATGACAGGTAATTCTAGTCTATTTTCTACCTTTCAGCCACACACATCCGCACCTACAGTTACCTTAGCTGATGGGTCAAAATCTCATGTTCTTGGATCAGGCTCAGTTAACCCCACTCCATTAATCTCATTGTCATCTGTCTTAAGTTTGCCTGAGTTGTCTTTTAATCTAATTTCTGTGAGTAAACTTACTCGTGCCCTCAATTGTTCTGCCAAATTCTTTCCTGACTATTGCTTGTTTCAGGATCTTACGACGAAGCAGATTATTGGTAAAGGGCATGAATCTGGAGGTCTTTACATTCTTGACACACAGATACCAAAGTCTATAGCTTGTTCTGGAATTGTAACTCCATTTGAAGCACATTGTAGGCTGGGTCATCCTTCAATATATGTCTAATCCTACTGTTAATCATTGGGCAGCTGTAGAACAAattttgtgttatttaaaaGGAGCTCCTGGACGTGGTATTCTGTATAAAAATCATGGTCATACTAGGATTGAGTGTTTTTCAGATGCTGATTGGGCAGGATCCAAGGCAGATCGAAGATCCACAACTGGATTTTGCGTCTTTGTTGGAGGAAACCTGGTCTCATGGAAGAGTAAGAAGCAGAATGTTGTCTCGCGATCGAGTGCAGAGTCAGAATATAGAGCTATGACACAATCGATATGTGAAATCATGTGGATAAATCAATTTCTAACTGAAGTAGGTCTCAAAACCTCAATGCCTGGAAAATTGTGGTGTGATAACCAAGCAGCTCTTCATATTGCATCCAATCCCGTATTTCATGAGCGAACAAAACACATCGAAATAGATTGTCATTTTGTTCGTGAGAAAATACAGCAGGGCTTGATTTCTACAGGATTTGTAAGGACTGGAGAACAATTGGGAGATCTCTTTACGAAGGCTCTACATGGGGTTCGAGTTGATTACCTTTGTAACAAGCTGGGCATGAGCAACATCTATACtccagcttgagggggagtgttgaagatatgtgtaaatattaggaaagatatgattatagtatcatgtattaattaggtatcatatgattatagtatcatgtattaattaggtatcatatgattaaagtatcatatattaattaggtagttacacttgtgtatatatatatgtatattgtgTAGTCCAAAGGAATGTAGAAAAGTAttttttctcccccttttttcttagttttcacaTCTCAATTAAGTTAGTTTTACATGGAAAGCAAAAAATTTGACCATGTTATGTATACATTGTCCTGGTAAGACCAGTAAATGAAGTTGAAAGGCTGCTGAATATGAATTTACTAAATGATGAAAGCCATGTGAGCACAGTTTGATAACAACTGTGATAAGAAGATTGACATAATAATGCCTGATATGAAGTGTTGAAAGAGGGATATAGAAAAGATGGATAAAAGTACCAAAAAATATTGTTCTAGGAAAGAAATTAATTTCAGCAAGAAGCATAGAATTTGAATAAGAAGACACAGAAAACAAAGTTATTTAATAACCTTTGCATTCCTCATACTATTTTATTCTTCTACTCTTAATTTTTGTCAACCATTAGCAGAACAAAAGATATCCATGTTCATGCACATAGGCATAAGTAATTCGAGAGACATTATTCTAGAAAGACTTCTAGAATTTAAGTCAAAATATGAGGTATAGTTTCAGCGTAAAAGACTAGTATATTTTCATGTAATATGCAGTCTGAAAGACACTAATATATCTTCTAAAGAATTCCCATAGCTTGAAAAAGGTCCATTGCCAAAGTTAATTTCATCATCTatgtgattggtgaagttaaaAGACCGGCACAAAACCTAGCTGATGGCATATGAACCAAAGACAATGCTTAAAGCATTCAAATGATTTTGAACTTTTGAGctacttggaagaaattttggtatcGTAAGCATGATATACTGAAAACTTGAAGCAGGGGATGGGGATATCATATTTAGAGGAGCAGATTACAACGCTGTCTGAAATATCAAATGCACATTCAGAGATAAATTAATAGCCATGCTATGTGATATAGAAACAAGGCCCTTTTTTCAAGAGAGGGAGGTCAATGGAGGGAAGGAACCAGGGAGCACAGGGACAACTAGTCCTATTAAATTATGTGAAGTACGAACCACTAAGGGCAATAATAGGAAATAAGGCAAAATTTGTGTAATATGGAGTTTTGGAGTGTTTGGGAGGAAGGAAGCACTGTGCAAGCTGATGGATCTTTACCAAAGTTAGAAAAGATCCATCCACACTATCGAACATGTTGAATCTGACATATCAAAACTGAGACTTGTAACTATTCACTTCAAACTGGTCTCCCATGAAATAGAAGTTCAATTCAGACACCACAAAAATAACAACCAAACAATGCAGAGCAAAATGGTCACAAGCATCACTCCAACTATATGCATTTATATCAAAAGGAAAACTGTATGTTTGAAAGTTTATAGTGCCAAAGCAGTTTGCTCCATTTGTCACCACAATGGAAttaaaaattgataatttagcTATCAGAAAATATTGCACAATcacaaaagaagataaagaagaaaaacagcttaaaggaaatattaaaattagaAGTCACTGATGTTAGCTCATTAAAAATTTGCATTGATAGAGGAGCCAGGCCAACAGGATCCAGCTTTTTGCAGAAATTTTCCAAAGAGCACAGCAAATAGACGACGACGGTTGAGTTTTAAACACAAATATTCCACCGAACAAAAAGACTATAGATAGAAAGACCTGCTACATCTTGTGATTAGATCTCACTTTTAGATAAATAGAATGCATAACAATGCTCAAGCAGCCTTCTTAGATCACCTCATTTATGCTTCTTCAGAACTCATATACTTAACCCAGTCATACAGTGTATACCTGATACGTAGTTTTAAAGCTCAGCTACTTCCTTGACAACTCTAAAGGAAGTATTCACCTATTGGTTCCTGTATACACGTCATGAGACTCCAAATGTACTTTTACACCCTCATTTTCTGCTGGCTGATGTTAAACCCCACTAAACTACCGCAAATTGTGCTATAACCCCAAATATCGAGCTCCACTATGCTCTAGTAACAACTTTAAAACCACAATTCAGAAGTTGTCCTCTGCATACTCATGATACTTCTATGCGGCTTAAACAATAATAGGCAATGCATCATATCCAGCCAACAATAATTTTGTTCTCCATTTCACTAAGATGAATAACAACGAACTGTTAGCATGACTTAAAACATAAAAACCAAGAAATTAAACCTAGTTTTGCTCAAAATTCTATCATCACCCCTTCTTATCTATTTCTTTACTATCATAAAAGCTAAAGCAATCTATTTGACATCTAAAAATGAGAATCGTATCTAGCCCATCAAAGGACAAGAGCATTTGTTCCTCGTTTTCCCCTCAACCACTGGATACAAGCAGAGAAGTGCTCTCAGCATATTAACCCTTATCAAATTCAATTATAAATTCTAGTAAGGACATACTGAATTAATCACTTAATTActgccattttttttctttttaccttCAATGAAATAAGAAGTGGAGGGCCAACCGCGAGAGGACGGGAAAGCCGGCGTTTCATCGTCAGTCACGAACTCAAAAGTAGTCGAAGTAGATTTCCCCTGGCTCAGACTGGGACCAAGATGACCCTCACTGTGGAGCCGCGCAGCAGTGGATAGCTTCCCAATGACCTCCACCACACCGCCGTAGGGATGGTTCCGGAGATTCGAAGGTGGCACCCAGTAAGAAGACCCAGGTCGAAACGGAAGCCAATCGGGAGCGGACCGGCGCACGATTATGTTCTGTATGACCTCCTCCAGCTTCCTGATCCCGCCGCTGATGGTCTCCACATCAGCCGACGACGGCGGCGATGACGCGGAGGacgaggaggaggaagaggaggaggaagaagatgaagctgaagaggaagaagaatccaACTCGATTTCTATGAGTTGGGCGGTGACCCGGGGTTTGCCGGAACGGTGCCGTTGAGCAAGGATTCGAGGGGAGAGGGGAAGGGTAGATGATGATTTGGGGTGGTAGATTAGGGTTTGAGAAATGAGACGACGCGTCATCGCCATTTcggaggtggtggtggtagGAATTTGAGGAGAGAATTGGAGAAAAAGGGGAGAAGTTATATGGATTGGGGTGGATAGAGTAGACAACAACAGGAGAATAGTTGGCGGTTGCCAGTGACCGTGTGACGGAGCCAGGAGACTGGCGACActatatatacatattagtaGGAAAAGCACACCTTATGACGTGAACGTTAAGGAAATCAGTGGGAACGGCACACCTTATGTGCGTATaaatccaaaaagaaaattttctaaatgacaaaattattaaattttttagtaGTAATTTAAGGTTTTGTTTTAGAAATATGGATGGAAgaattgtgtttttttttgtttttttggataAGTAGTTG is part of the Coffea eugenioides isolate CCC68of chromosome 6, Ceug_1.0, whole genome shotgun sequence genome and encodes:
- the LOC113775700 gene encoding uncharacterized protein LOC113775700; its protein translation is MAMTRRLISQTLIYHPKSSSTLPLSPRILAQRHRSGKPRVTAQLIEIELDSSSSSASSSSSSSSSSSSSASSPPSSADVETISGGIRKLEEVIQNIIVRRSAPDWLPFRPGSSYWVPPSNLRNHPYGGVVEVIGKLSTAARLHSEGHLGPSLSQGKSTSTTFEFVTDDETPAFPSSRGWPSTSYFIEGSAPTYPVSMEVEMEAEVKVPDNSKGGSTDEDEEG